The DNA sequence aacaccttactaaacatggtagtttaaaaaaaaacaccttactaaacatggtcgtttaaaaaaaaacaccttactaaacatggtcgttaaaaaaaaacaccttactaaacacggtcgtttaaaaaaaaaaacaccttactaaacacggtcgtttaaaaaaaacaccttactaaacatggtcgtttaaaaaaaactttttttaattaattcaacaCTTTCATGTACActttcactgaacaccaaaatatgttttttcaattttaacccttgtttttttgaactagctcagagttgctaatttatccaaaatatatatatatataaaacatactcctaggcattctgcaacatgatatgaaatagattaacaaaaaaaacccacaattttaccatctgatggtttgctgagaagatggttttgtttggattgatttccagctcaacaaaacagaatgttgccagccatcttgtcaccaccactctggctcatgtaagtgcaatattcatccactagatggatGAATCTAGCAGTTAGGACTTACTTTTAAAACACGTCTAGTAGTCATTCCTCCATTTCCCGAACCGCTTCTCCTCACGATGGTCCACCCCAAGCTGGAACGCCTCCTCGCTGGAGCTCCCCTGTTTCCCACAAGGAGAGTCAAGGCATGTTAGCTTTGACTAACTTTCTTAGTTCGTGTCTTTTTTTGAGTTGCGGTGGCGCAGTGCTGCCACCTATCGGTTTGGCAGATTAAGATCAGACAGGCTCCTTGTAAGCAGCCGTTGGTGCAGGCGCTGCACGGCAATATAAAGGTATCCAAAAGTATCGATACACACGGATCGGGATGGACAGGATCGCGATGTAATGCCAAACGATATTTCGTCCCAGCCCTAATGGTTAGCATTATACTGGCCCAAAACGGCTGggggatgctttttttttcttccaaaaaggTGGGCTTGGGTAATAACTGCCCCTAAATGATGATTATTTACTCTATATTACttaattgtcttttattgttgTAAACTGCATTCTTACATTTGATCACTAAAATGATGtgccatttttcatttttgaccaaaattcatCATTCCACCAGATACAAAAGGAAGACAGACAGGGTTTCAACTCCTCGAGGAGTTGGAAATGgcagtgattgattgatttgttaTGCCCTAAAGTAAATGTCATTCATGGATTTCCCCTCACTCATTCAAGTTAAGTGTTGCTTTGGCAAATCCTGCTACAGactaaacaataaaaacattccatTTGGCTAGATAAACGAGAAATTAAAAGACTTAATTCTTCCAACACCTTTAGTCAGCGTCCCCAAAATACACGAATGTACCGCAACTCTCCACTGGGTGGCGCTCGTCGCCTGCTTCTTCTAAACATATGACGTCATGTTCCCGGAACGACAAGGTGAGTCAATCCACAGCGGAAATACGTCACACACATAATCAATTGcgggcaaaataataataataataataattttttttcaattgggtAATTATACTGATTATTTTGGTCACATGTCAACAATGTTGTTATTGCCTTAACTTTCaaaaactttctatttttttccctagtcAAACTATAGTGctattaaatcattttgaattcgTCACAAAACTGCAAACATTGAAATCAAAATTTAAGATGcagttttttgtgtgaaatttgcacatttttcataCTAATccaatttaaatacagtacctgaaaatgtattgaaaGTCACAAtcaccaacattaaaataatattaatagtaataataataataataacaacaacaatacgaCCAACGTTCTGCTGCAGATTAATAAGCACCAACGTGTCATAGAAAACAAATAGGATTTAATGACAAAAAAGCATGTAGAAATTGTGCAATTgttgatttgttcttttttttctcttcttcctcGTCACAGATTTCAGGTCgataagtgttttgttttggttttgcatTCATGACCTCCCGCAAGGCAGAAACTCAAATTTAGCATTGAGGCCACAAGAGAGGATTCACTGCGGGcctgttatgaaaaaaaaaataaaaataaaatcccactATCATTACGCTGTATATCATGAATATTATAAAAGATTGCTGGGAAAATTCTGTTCATACATTCAGAGAGCTTCGTTGAACGTCACACAGGTtgcaaaaagaccaaaaaaaaaaatgtgtgcatgtccTCAAGCTGCGTCTGAGTTTCCACATTTTCAGCAGGAGATTTCAAACCTGCACGCCAGCCTCCGTGTAACCTTGTCCTCATCAGATAAGCTTATGTAAATCACAGTAGCACAAGaacgtgtgtgagtgtgtgtgtgtgtgtgtgtgtgtgtgtgtgtgtgttggcacaGACtgacaaatatacaaaaacgaaccctgtacaaaaacaaatcaacaaatgATGCGATACATCCCACAAAGAGTCTGGGTGAATGTATGAGTTGTACAGCTGGTATACAGGAGGACATGTTATTCAGATTGTTTTGTAATCATTATTACtatttatatgtattatttgtttGAATTAACGTCCTCCATCTTCATAGGAGAGGAAGGCATAAACGGGTTGAATTGCTTTTGGAGTCAcacagaatatatattttttcttgcttagaaaaaaaaaaagtacagaaataacaaacatcaaaaacacactgcacacaaaaaagctTTAAAGTCTTtccagtattattattattattattattaatattatgttactattattatcattaatttaTTATACGGAATGGATGCATTGCTGATAATATTGTTGCAATCACTATCATTGCCtttttattcaataaaatcTTATTGTTATTAGCTTTCAACGTTTTTGTACGTTCAAACTgaactaaaatacaaaataaccatAATAAAAACGCgctagtaatagtaataataatatcattaaGAATATGCTGagcaatatttacatttaactaTGGAACTAAAATGAATCTTTaaataagaaatacaaaaaaaacaaaaacacaacaaacaaaataaatattttaaacaataattatATTAGTAATActagtcataataataataataataataataataataataataataatactgcagTTGCTGGCAAAAGAACAGGCAGGTGTCTGCAGCTGTTGGAACCCCTGTTGCTTTTGTTCCACGCAAAGATGGCGTTTATTTACCCACTTTTTACTCACTGCGGTTCCCCCAGCCCACGCGAGAACATTCCCCCCTTCTCTCATGCCCAACCCCCGTGGACACGTCCACAAACGACGCCTTtctttgtgtgtgagtgtgtgcgcgcgcgagaGTGCGCACAATTTGGCAGAGTGACGCACAAAAGGCGTTTGCTTGGCTCCCTGCACGGCAGCATCGAAGCACGTCCCGTACGAATAATGAATAAGAAGAATACATCCCATAATAGTCCGCAGCGCGAATTCAGGAGCATCCGTCCACGTTTGTAAATCCCACTCGTATGTCCTCGCAATGTTCattttagaaaaagaagaggtgggtggtgggtgggggggtaaTTAGGGGGAGAGGTCACTGCACCGGGGTCTGTCCTCCGTGGTGCGGGGGGCTGTCCCCGTACATGTCCTCCCCTCCCGGCAGGGCCCCCCCGACGGGCGTCATGCGCTTCTCCTTCTGCCTCCTGTTACAGAACCAAACCCGGACCACCTCCTTCTCCAGCTGCAGGCTGTCCGCCAGCGAAGTGATCTCGGCCGCGCCGGGCTTGGGGCACTTGAGGAAGTGGCTCTCCAGGGCCCCCTTGACGCCCACCTCGATGGAGGTCCTCTTTTTCCGCTTGCGGCCCTGCGCGGCGATCTTGTCCAGGCTGGTGGGGCTGCCCGAGGTGGAGTCGGCCTCCTCCAGCCACTTGTTCAGCAGCGGCTTGAGCTTGCACATGTTCTTGAAGCTGAGCTGCAGCGCCTCGAACCTGCAGATGGTGGTCTGCGAGAAGACGTTCCCGTACAGGGTCCCCAGGGCCAGACCGACGTCGGCTTGGGTGAAGCCCAGCTTGATGCGCCGCTGCTTGAACTGCTTGGCGAACTGCTCCAGCTCGTCCGAGGTCGGCGTGTCCTCGTCCGAGTGGTCCTGGTGCTGCGGCGGCTGCGGCGGCTGCGGGGGCGGCCCGCCTCCGTGGTCGCTCAGGTGCGGGCTGTGGCTGTGCTGCTCGTCGTCCCGAGCCAGCGGGTGGTGGTGCGCGTGCGGGTGCGCGTGATGGTGCTGCTGCATGCCGCCTTGCTGCTCCCCGCCGCCGGGCATCAAGCCGAAGCCGGACTGCGCGTAAAGCAGCCCCTGGCCCTCAGACGTCGCCATGGCGGGGATGTGCGCGGCGGAGGCGGTGCTGCCGGCGCGCCATGCTCTGGCGTCGTGATGGTGTCGCGGCTGCGCGTCGCCGCCGGAGTCGCGCAGCTCGTCGCGCTCGGGCTTGACGTCCTGCTGCTCCCCGAGCGGGCTGGGCGGCCACGGGGCGCCGACGTCCCCGTGGTGAGACAGCGCCGCGATCCACTGGTGCGCGTGGCTGAGCGGGTGCGCGCCGTAGTCGTTCTGGAGCAGGGCGTGCGCGTCCCtgtactgctgctgctgctgttgttgctgctgcatggTCCCGGACTCCGACTGCGGCTGCGGCGGAGGGCTGCCGGGGCTGCTGAGGACGCTGAAGTGGTTGGACGTGGCGGTCGCCATCACCGCCCGAGTGGGGAGtaggagggggggtgggggggtgggggagtcAGGAGGAGGCGGCAGCCTTTGACGGGAAAGCGGCGCGGGGCAGCCAGGCGTCTCTCTCCAGCATCTCCGGGGCGCTGTGCCAAGGGGACGCGGGCAGAGGCGCGCACCTGTGGTCCGCCTCGCTCCGCTCTTTATTGGCCGAGAGTGGCTGACACATGTGGTTACCCCTGACAGCACCCCGCTCATTGGTCACGGGAGATTGTGCACAAGCCCCCCTCATCCCATCCCCTCGACCCCACAATACTACGAGCGCTCCTGCAGCGTGCTGGAGCTCACTACGGCGGAGCAAgagtgtaaacacacacacacacacacacacacacaaggctcGCTCTCATTCATGCAGCCCTGCTGGGATTGATCACCTGCCAATCACTTATCGGGACAACCGCTCACAACTATCTTTTAACTTCAGTCTTCAAAGACATGCTGTAATCATTCACTCATTCCTTTCATCCTatagggctggactggcacaaacaagcagccctggcattttgacttaaacTCCTGACCAGCGcttcagtttgctgtctattATATTGGGGGGATTAATGCGCTGCTCCGTCTATATTGTGAGTTGGTCTCTTGGGCTAAAGTggaggaaaacaacaatgaaataGTACCTCAAAATATGCCGGCCCACAGGGCagctgccctgtatgccagatggccagtccagccctgcttcTTCCTATGATATAGCTAACTAAAAAAGTCCACTACCTGCGATTAGCGAATATAAGGAATGAGACACATTGCTGGAATCATTCCCGACTCCCAAATCCCTAGAGGGACTTTTATGGCTACAATGAACAATATAGTGCAGTCATGAGGCAAATGAAAAATAGTTTTGGAACATTCACGTGCGGTTAATTACGTCATTGCTGTTGCTAATTACATcgtaaaatacataaaatagcAAACTCGCTATAAAGGGAGCGATTCCAAACACAACCTATATGCTAATCATTTAAACCCAAccccaaaataacaaaaaatactagACATACTTTACTTGTTGTTTCTAAAATGTAGTACTGTACATGAAGGTGCTCAGTTTCAACACTAGTAATGTAAACTGAATTTGTACAAAAGTCGGAACCCAACATAATGTACAATAAttgcaaaaacaataaatacagcgGAAATTTTGCATTCCGTATTCTGCGCACTGTTTGCAACCTTGAATGTACTTTTCCTCCTGAGGTACCCATTAAAAATATATGGAATGGACATCGAGCCTTGTGGAACGCCACCAGTTTTTCACAGGCAATTTTGACATTCAGGTagagtacataaaaaaatgtgtggactAGATATTGAGTCTTGTGAAACAGTCAGCAGTTTTGCTGACAATTTTGACATTCAAGTAAAGTACATTAAAATTATGTGGACTGGACATCGAGCCTTGTGGAACGCCACCAGTTTTTCACAGGCGATTTTGACCGGTTGAGCACATTAAAATGTGTGGACTGGGTATTAAGCCATATGCAGCATCAGCAATTTGCTACAATCACAGCAAATTGTGCTCTTAACACCAGCAGCAGGGTTCTTGAGTTTACAATGGAATTCCGTCCCAATGGTTGCCAAGTTTGGGTGcactccagcttcctcccacattccaaaaacatcatTGAAGATTCACCTAAATTGCCCATCGGAATACTTGCTGGTCTCAATTGATTGCCTCTcatccaaagtcagctgagagaaaaacaaaatggacgaATGAAAATCGTCCCTGTACACCCTTAAAACtgctcaattaaaaataatccaaaatggTGAAATCCAGCTCTGGGTCCAAAATGAACCAAGCCAATGCGAGATTATTTGCACCCAGCGAATTGGCTTGAGGAAATGACCAAGCAAGATTTTGACCCAACAAGGGGTCATAACTACCCACAATGATGAGTTAAAGCTACCAGGAAATGGGTTACCAGCAACCCGGAAAatccaatcttcaacccaatcGGTTTAAAATCTACCTAGCGAGTGGGTTGGGAAaaaacaacccagcatttttttttttttttagtggacCACATTCAAGTAACAAGTGCAAAGTGAATTAACCTTGCTGAGCAAAGTTGAACATTTCAGCGCTCGAAAGGAATATTTGGGATATTTAGCAAGCATTGGAGCCGGAGACCGACTTCCAGCTGGCTGCGCTGTCCAGAGAGACGAGCTGCATGCTTCCAAGGGCCTTTTGCCCCGTTGCCATGGCGAGGGCGCTGAATGGAACAACAACGCCCACGTCACAGCTGCAAtcgctcttcttcttctccttgccGCCTTCCAAAAGGGCCCATTGGGGGGGCCGCGCGTTGGGGACAAATAATggcagggagggagggagagtgtTTGGTGAGGGCAGCGAGGGGCTAAACAGAAAGGAGCCCACAGTGCCCTCCTCCACCTGCTTGTTGGCTAAACTTTGCCATGGAGGCTCGCTGTTGTCTCACTAAGCCCActgaggaggagggaggagggaggagggaggagggaggg is a window from the Vanacampus margaritifer isolate UIUO_Vmar chromosome 19, RoL_Vmar_1.0, whole genome shotgun sequence genome containing:
- the pou3f2a gene encoding LOW QUALITY PROTEIN: POU domain, class 3, transcription factor 2a (The sequence of the model RefSeq protein was modified relative to this genomic sequence to represent the inferred CDS: inserted 2 bases in 2 codons), giving the protein MRGACAQSPVTNERGAVRGNHMCQPLSANKERSEADHRCAPLPXVPLAQRPGDAGERRLAAPXPLSRQRLPPPPDSPTPPPPLLLPTRAVMATATSNHFSVLSSPGSPPPQPQSESGTMQQQQQQQQQYRDAHALLQNDYGAHPLSHAHQWIAALSHHGDVGAPWPPSPLGEQQDVKPERDELRDSGGDAQPRHHHDARAWRAGSTASAAHIPAMATSEGQGLLYAQSGFGLMPGGGEQQGGMQQHHHAHPHAHHHPLARDDEQHSHSPHLSDHGGGPPPQPPQPPQHQDHSDEDTPTSDELEQFAKQFKQRRIKLGFTQADVGLALGTLYGNVFSQTTICRFEALQLSFKNMCKLKPLLNKWLEEADSTSGSPTSLDKIAAQGRKRKKRTSIEVGVKGALESHFLKCPKPGAAEITSLADSLQLEKEVVRVWFCNRRQKEKRMTPVGGALPGGEDMYGDSPPHHGGQTPVQ